A stretch of the Papaver somniferum cultivar HN1 chromosome 6, ASM357369v1, whole genome shotgun sequence genome encodes the following:
- the LOC113290639 gene encoding uncharacterized protein LOC113290639, with protein sequence MHDSVNTLLKESLEEALKYWYSVRQDYYMQRSRENILTFDDKNTKYFHDKVKLRKRRTQIECLKRNIGIWMTDKSMIATELRDHFSKMSRSINPPSDSSFLEVLMNHNFISLIPKNNAPKTPADFRPISLSNVIYKIISKLLASRLKIVMDKFISPYQAFFLSSRKVTDNIVIAHELVDTMRKNRTKSGLMAIKLDMFKAFDTIEWKFLIDILKKLGFHEHRFNLIRQCVSAVSTSIFLNGYPGEVYYPTRGLRQGYPLSPYLFIICIDVTFKGARKSMLDKFSKYSGQAINFEKSGIAFSPKTEPINKYQILSILKIKNLGLDDKYLGVPLLLQRNKMDSFKHLEESCEKRLDTWQGGLNIRKTEYLDTALLETFAWIMLTEPDALWVQILRHKYFPNSNPLHVVSTESVSWVWKGICRGLDLIRKHYCWEVGDGSSIEIWKDGRVPSKDTLLSSTIASNGMKTINQLLVQGTGEWKVDTLNCLFDRETVTEVCKIRVPFSGKDILKWSPTHNGLFSVKSAYKCILHDLNGTETSSFPWKALWSLNLPQKHDIKTANHLFVECEVTKRLWFALDANIAGSIATTNLQDWITSWFQTTNASGTNHEKYVQFASFAIWQMWKLRCSVVFDNGTVHAVKLVA encoded by the exons ATGCATGATTCTGTTAATACTTTGTTGAAAGAAAGCTTGGAAGAGGCCTTGAAATATTGGTACAGTGTGAGACAGGATTACTATATGCAAAGGTCCAGGGAGAATATTTTAACTTTTGATGATAAAAATACAAAGTATTTTCATGATAAGGTTAAACTTAGAAAAAGAAGAACACAAATTGAGTGTTTGAAAAGAAACATAGGAATTTGGATGACTGATAAGAGCATGATAGCTACTGAACTTAGAGACCATTTTAGTAAAATGAGTAGATCTATTAATCCTCCTAGTGATAGTAGTTTCCTTGAAGTTCTG ATGAACCAtaatttcatttctcttatccctAAGAATAATGCTCCTAAAACACCTGCTGACTTTAGGCCTATAAGTTTGAGCAATGTAATCTACAAGATAATCTCTAAGCTTTTAGCTAGTAGACTCAAAATTGTCATGGATAAATTTATTAGCCCATATCAAGCATTTTTTCTGTCCTCTAGGAAAGTGACAGATAATATTGTTATTGCTCATGAACTTGTAGATACTATGAGGAAGAATAGAACCAAATCAGGATTAATGGCTATTAAACTTGACATGTTTAAGGCTTTTGATACGATTGAATGGAAGTTTTTGATTGATATTTTGAAAAAACTTGGATTTCATGAACATAGGTTTAATCTTATACGACAATGTGTGTCTGCAGTCTCTACTTCTATCTTTCTAAATGGCTATCCTGGTGAAGTTTATTATCCTACTAGGGGTCTTAGACAGGGATACCCCTTGTCCCCGTATTTGTTCATCATTTGTATAGAT GTTACTTTCAAGGGGGCTAGGAAATCTATGCTAGATAAATTCAGTAAGTACTCTGGCCAAGCTATAAATTTTGAGAAATCAGGGATAGCTTTTAGCCCAAAAACTGAACCTATAAATAAATATCAGATACTTTCTATCCTTAAGATTAAAAACCTAGGACTGGATGACAAGTACTTAGGGGTCCCATTGCTTCTGCAGAGAAACAAAATGGATTCATTCAAACACTTAGAAGAATCTTGTGAAAAAAGACTAGACACTTGGCAAG GTGGTCTTAATATAAGAAAAACTGAGTACCTTGATACTGCTCTCCTGGAAACGTTTGCTTGGATAATGTTAACTGAACCAGATGCTCTTTGGGTTCAAATTCTCAGGcataaatattttcctaattctAATCCTCTTCATGTTGTTAGCACAGAGTCAGTTTCTTGGGTTTGGAAGGGAATTTGTAGAGGTCTTGATCTAATCAGGAAACACTATTGTTGGGAGGTTGGGGATGGTTCTTCCATTGAAATTTGGAAGGACGGACGGGTACCAAGTAAAGATACTTTACTGAGTAGTACTATTGCTTCTAATGGTATGaaaactattaatcaattgttGGTACAGGGAACAGGTGAGTGGAAAGTAGACACTTTAAACTGTCTATTTGATAGGGAAACTGTCACTGAAGTTTGTAAGATAAGAGTCCCATTCTCTGGTAAGGATATACTCAAATGGTCTCCAACTCATAATGGTCTTTTTAGTGTTAAATCTGCTTATAAATGCATTCTGCATGATCTGAATGGTACTGAAACTAGCTCTTTCCCTTGGAAAGCTTTGTGGAGTTTAAATCTCCCACAAAAA CATGATATTAAAACAGCCAACCATCTTTTTGTTGAATGTGAAGTGACTAAAAGATTATGGTTTGCTCTTGATGCTAATATTGCAGGAAGTATTGCTACTACTAACTTGCAGGATTGGATTACTAGCTGGTTTCAAACCACTAATGCATCAGGAACTAATCATGAGAAATATGTCCAGTTTGCTAGCTTTGCAATCTGGCAGATGTGGAAACTGAGGTGCTCTGTGGTATTTGATAATGGAACAGTTCATGCAGTTAAATTAGTGGCCTAG